Proteins encoded in a region of the Triplophysa rosa linkage group LG14, Trosa_1v2, whole genome shotgun sequence genome:
- the apoa1b gene encoding apolipoprotein A-Ib isoform X1: MVSLLNYFYRINLFQCKHFRNIKVFRPCSQTSTSHSSVLGSQARFLQDEPPSQLEHVNTALQVYADQLKQSAHTALNHIDDTEFKDYKEFLGQSVDNIHGYFQHAFKSMGTYATPVMEAIAPVREKLKNDVEDLCKQIEPKREELRQVLVKHFQEYSTELKPLVEEYLTKHREQMEELKTKLEPVVKNMKGKIATNWEETKSKLVPILEAVRDKVTEHLQGLKTQLEPYIQDYKEQMEKSTLEFRESVRSGELRKKMNALGDDVKPHLEAIAAAIQKAFNKE, translated from the exons ATGGTCTCTTTGTTAAACTATTTTTACCGAATAAATCTTTTCcaatgtaaacattttagaaatataaaaGTGTTTAGACCTTGTTCTCAGACTTCTACTTCACATTCATCCGTTTTAGGTAGCCAGGCTCGTTTCCTTCAGGACGAACCTCCATCACAGCTGGAACACGTGAATACTGCTCTGCAGGTGTATGCAGATCAACTGAAGCAGTCTGCACACACAGCCCTCAATCACATTGATGACACAGAGTTCAAAGACTACAA AGAATTTCTGGGCCAGTCTGTGGACAATATCCATGGCTACTTTCAGCATGCCTTTAAATCCATGGGCACATATGCTACCCCGGTCATGGAAGCCATCGCTCCAGTGCGTGAGAAGTTGAAGAATGATGTGGAGGATCTCTGCAAGCAGATTGAGCCCAAACGAGAGGAGCTGAGACAGGTGCTGGTGAAGCACTTTCAGGAGTACAGCACTGAGCTCAAGCCATTGGTAGAGGAGTACTTGACCAAACACCGCGAGCAAATGGAGGAGCTGAAGACAAAGTTGGAGCCTGTGGTCAAGAACATGAAGGGGAAAATTGCCACCAACTGGGAGGAGACCAAGTCCAAGCTGGTGCCCATCTTGGAGGCTGTACGTGACAAGGTGACAGAGCATCTCCAGGGACTGAAGACTCAGTTGGAGCCCTACATCCAAGATTATAAGGAACAAATGGAGAAAAGCACCTTGGAGTTTCGTGAGAGCGTCAGGTCCGGTGAATTGAGGAAAAAGATGAACGCCCTGGGCGATGATGTGAAGCCCCACCTTGAGGCTATCGCTGCAGCCATCCAAAAGGCCTTTAACAAGGAGTAA
- the LOC130564430 gene encoding T-box transcription factor TBX1-A isoform X2 encodes MNLFSLPVVSDLSQTFSLTMSCSPDNARSCAKAPEVASVRVQLEMQSLWRQFDQLGTEMIVTKAGRRMFPTFQVHISGMDPAAEYVLLMDFIPVDEKRYRYAFHSSSWLVAGCGDVAAPGRVHFHPDSPAWGAQWMKQTVSFDRLKLTNNLLDDNGHMILNSMHRYQPRLHVVLVDRSRNSQIYAHRNFCTFTFPETRFIAVTAYQNHRITQLKIACNPFAKGFRTAEPENRSANCDSTCDSHRLSLPWNMLEGATVRATARENQKLQDQQHLNHYSSFHDPGLQTLENESQLSHNEGMFYSTVRKENKSHDNFHTGPMFFTLPCQWDSLSRPERSLIG; translated from the exons ATGAACTTGTTCTCTCTGCCTGTAGTGTCCGACCTGTCACAGACGTTTTCTCTGACCATGTCGTGTTCCCCAGACAATGCACGCTCATGTGCTAAAGCTCCCGAAGTGGCTAGTGTCAGAGTTCAGCTGGAAATGCAGAGCTTGTGGCGCCAATTTGACCAACTTGGCACTGAAATGATTGTGACAAAAGCTGGAAG aagaatgtTTCCCACATTTCAAGTACACATCTCAGGCATGGACCCAGCAGCAGAATATGTTCTCCTTATGGACTTTATTCCTGTGGATGAAAAGCGATACAG GTACGCTTTTCACAGCTCCTCCTGGCTGGTAGCTGGATGTGGAGATGTAGCGGCCCCTGGAAGAGTCCACTTTCACCCTGACTCGCCAGCATGGGGAGCCCAGTGGATGAAGCAGACCGTCTCCTTCGACCGCCTCAAACTCACCAACAACTTGCTTGATGATAATGGCCAC ATGATATTGAATTCCATGCACCGGTACCAGCCGCGGCTGCATGTGGTGCTGGTTGACAGGAGTCGAAACAGCCAGATATATGCTCACCGCAACTTCTGCACTTTCACCTTCCCAGAGACCCGCTTCATCGCAGTCACCGCCTACCAGAACCACAGG ATTACTCAGCTGAAGATAGCCTGCAACCCTTTTGCGAAAGGCTTTCGTACCGCAGAGCCTGAAAACAG gtcTGCTAATTGTGACTCCACATGTGATTCTCATCGGCTGTCGTTGCCATGGAACATGCTTGAGGGGGCCACCGTGAGGGCCACTGCCCGTGAAAACCAGAAGCTCCAAGATCAACAGCATCTTAATC ATTATTCAAGCTTTCATGATCCAGGCCTGCAAACATTAGAAAATGAATCACAGTTGTCCCATAATGAAGGCATGTTCTACAGTACAGTCAGGAAGGAAAATAAGTCACATGATAATTTTCACACTGGCCCAATGTTCTTCACATTGCCCTGTCAGTGGGACAGTTTGAGCAGACCAGAGAGAAGTCTGATTGGTTAA
- the LOC130564430 gene encoding T-box transcription factor TBX1-A isoform X1 — translation MNLFSLPVVSDLSQTFSLTMSCSPDNARSCAKAPEVASVRVQLEMQSLWRQFDQLGTEMIVTKAGRRMFPTFQVHISGMDPAAEYVLLMDFIPVDEKRYRYAFHSSSWLVAGCGDVAAPGRVHFHPDSPAWGAQWMKQTVSFDRLKLTNNLLDDNGHMILNSMHRYQPRLHVVLVDRSRNSQIYAHRNFCTFTFPETRFIAVTAYQNHRITQLKIACNPFAKGFRTAEPENRSANCDSTCDSHRLSLPWNMLEGATVRATARENQKLQDQQHLNRGSSRIHNPTSLDYSSFHDPGLQTLENESQLSHNEGMFYSTVRKENKSHDNFHTGPMFFTLPCQWDSLSRPERSLIG, via the exons ATGAACTTGTTCTCTCTGCCTGTAGTGTCCGACCTGTCACAGACGTTTTCTCTGACCATGTCGTGTTCCCCAGACAATGCACGCTCATGTGCTAAAGCTCCCGAAGTGGCTAGTGTCAGAGTTCAGCTGGAAATGCAGAGCTTGTGGCGCCAATTTGACCAACTTGGCACTGAAATGATTGTGACAAAAGCTGGAAG aagaatgtTTCCCACATTTCAAGTACACATCTCAGGCATGGACCCAGCAGCAGAATATGTTCTCCTTATGGACTTTATTCCTGTGGATGAAAAGCGATACAG GTACGCTTTTCACAGCTCCTCCTGGCTGGTAGCTGGATGTGGAGATGTAGCGGCCCCTGGAAGAGTCCACTTTCACCCTGACTCGCCAGCATGGGGAGCCCAGTGGATGAAGCAGACCGTCTCCTTCGACCGCCTCAAACTCACCAACAACTTGCTTGATGATAATGGCCAC ATGATATTGAATTCCATGCACCGGTACCAGCCGCGGCTGCATGTGGTGCTGGTTGACAGGAGTCGAAACAGCCAGATATATGCTCACCGCAACTTCTGCACTTTCACCTTCCCAGAGACCCGCTTCATCGCAGTCACCGCCTACCAGAACCACAGG ATTACTCAGCTGAAGATAGCCTGCAACCCTTTTGCGAAAGGCTTTCGTACCGCAGAGCCTGAAAACAG gtcTGCTAATTGTGACTCCACATGTGATTCTCATCGGCTGTCGTTGCCATGGAACATGCTTGAGGGGGCCACCGTGAGGGCCACTGCCCGTGAAAACCAGAAGCTCCAAGATCAACAGCATCTTAATCGTGGGTCCAGCCGCATACATAACCCCACAAGTTTAG ATTATTCAAGCTTTCATGATCCAGGCCTGCAAACATTAGAAAATGAATCACAGTTGTCCCATAATGAAGGCATGTTCTACAGTACAGTCAGGAAGGAAAATAAGTCACATGATAATTTTCACACTGGCCCAATGTTCTTCACATTGCCCTGTCAGTGGGACAGTTTGAGCAGACCAGAGAGAAGTCTGATTGGTTAA
- the apoa1b gene encoding apolipoprotein A-Ib isoform X2, with translation MRFIALTLTVLLAGSQARFLQDEPPSQLEHVNTALQVYADQLKQSAHTALNHIDDTEFKDYKEFLGQSVDNIHGYFQHAFKSMGTYATPVMEAIAPVREKLKNDVEDLCKQIEPKREELRQVLVKHFQEYSTELKPLVEEYLTKHREQMEELKTKLEPVVKNMKGKIATNWEETKSKLVPILEAVRDKVTEHLQGLKTQLEPYIQDYKEQMEKSTLEFRESVRSGELRKKMNALGDDVKPHLEAIAAAIQKAFNKE, from the exons ATGAGGTTTATAGCCCTTACACTCACAGTTTTGCTGGCAG GTAGCCAGGCTCGTTTCCTTCAGGACGAACCTCCATCACAGCTGGAACACGTGAATACTGCTCTGCAGGTGTATGCAGATCAACTGAAGCAGTCTGCACACACAGCCCTCAATCACATTGATGACACAGAGTTCAAAGACTACAA AGAATTTCTGGGCCAGTCTGTGGACAATATCCATGGCTACTTTCAGCATGCCTTTAAATCCATGGGCACATATGCTACCCCGGTCATGGAAGCCATCGCTCCAGTGCGTGAGAAGTTGAAGAATGATGTGGAGGATCTCTGCAAGCAGATTGAGCCCAAACGAGAGGAGCTGAGACAGGTGCTGGTGAAGCACTTTCAGGAGTACAGCACTGAGCTCAAGCCATTGGTAGAGGAGTACTTGACCAAACACCGCGAGCAAATGGAGGAGCTGAAGACAAAGTTGGAGCCTGTGGTCAAGAACATGAAGGGGAAAATTGCCACCAACTGGGAGGAGACCAAGTCCAAGCTGGTGCCCATCTTGGAGGCTGTACGTGACAAGGTGACAGAGCATCTCCAGGGACTGAAGACTCAGTTGGAGCCCTACATCCAAGATTATAAGGAACAAATGGAGAAAAGCACCTTGGAGTTTCGTGAGAGCGTCAGGTCCGGTGAATTGAGGAAAAAGATGAACGCCCTGGGCGATGATGTGAAGCCCCACCTTGAGGCTATCGCTGCAGCCATCCAAAAGGCCTTTAACAAGGAGTAA